In a genomic window of Pseudomonadota bacterium:
- a CDS encoding CoA transferase has product FDHVAQARSGGMLLTGFPGDPPLKTTITSNDITSGLFAAMGIITALYQREKTGKGQFIDVALFDTAFFCTQLMGALLLYKVYGEIRRQVGNLGFHSYIGIFKASDGGWVLLSGTTNSIWKRLTRVIGREDMAEDPRFSKNDMVRFDNAKAIDAAIGEWVSKRTAQEAVKILQKVRVPCSIVNTVDKVIDDPQAKARDMIQYVTYPELGELPLPGFPFKMSLTPGTIASRAPRIGEHNEDIYCGLLGFSKRKFSQLRSKGVI; this is encoded by the coding sequence TTTGACCATGTTGCCCAGGCAAGGTCCGGTGGTATGTTGTTAACGGGATTTCCCGGTGACCCCCCACTCAAAACGACGATTACCAGTAACGACATTACCTCCGGACTCTTTGCTGCTATGGGTATTATTACTGCCCTTTACCAGAGGGAAAAAACAGGCAAAGGACAATTTATCGATGTTGCGTTATTTGATACTGCCTTTTTCTGTACACAACTGATGGGAGCCCTCCTTCTTTATAAGGTATACGGTGAGATAAGAAGACAGGTAGGGAATCTTGGGTTCCATTCCTATATCGGGATATTTAAAGCCAGTGATGGGGGATGGGTACTACTCTCCGGGACAACAAACAGTATCTGGAAACGATTAACAAGGGTAATAGGAAGAGAAGACATGGCAGAAGACCCGAGGTTCAGTAAAAATGATATGGTACGGTTTGATAATGCAAAGGCAATCGATGCGGCCATCGGAGAATGGGTATCAAAGAGAACCGCACAGGAGGCGGTTAAGATACTTCAGAAAGTAAGGGTCCCTTGTAGTATCGTCAATACCGTTGATAAGGTGATAGATGACCCTCAAGCCAAGGCACGGGACATGATCCAGTATGTCACCTATCCTGAACTGGGGGAGCTTCCTTTACCGGGGTTTCCTTTTAAGATGTCACTTACGCCAGGTACCATTGCTTCACGTGCTCCCCGTATAGGTGAACATAATGAAGACATATACTGTGGGTTATTAGGTTTCAGTAAAAGAAAATTTTCTCAACTCAGGAGCAAGGGGGTAATTTAA
- a CDS encoding MoaD/ThiS family protein, with protein MKVKVKFLGFNFAQIQRELEIELKGHKDHTVSDLVRELSNSIKKFKDAVLKENGSISEEVMIVLNGEIQAEREKIDTIVINEGDTIAFMLIAGGG; from the coding sequence ATGAAGGTTAAAGTAAAATTCCTTGGTTTCAATTTTGCCCAAATACAGAGAGAACTGGAGATAGAATTAAAAGGTCATAAAGATCATACAGTATCCGATCTGGTTAGAGAGCTTTCAAACAGTATTAAAAAGTTTAAAGATGCGGTTCTCAAAGAGAATGGAAGTATAAGCGAGGAGGTTATGATTGTTCTCAACGGCGAGATTCAAGCAGAGAGAGAAAAAATCGATACCATAGTGATAAACGAAGGGGATACCATTGCATTTATGCTGATTGCCGGCGGTGGTTAA
- a CDS encoding AMP-binding protein, protein MKPIRFTQGMIDDYVSAGHWDSSLISDSWDQNAVLYPDSEAIVEENSRLSWAEAKKQIDSIAAYLFELGIKRDERVAVQLYNCAELFTFRLACEKAGIVAVTLLPNFRQAEVKAILNHTEAVGIVIPFEFRGFNYFSMIQEIKSDTPSLRHIFVIGNDVPEGAISVKELAESPLGEKYSPDYFQKTRFSAFETFQIATTTGTTGMPKCVEFVSSVRQCTGRVIAKRLKITEDDVVGAFAPVIAGGCFNEVYRAAPLMGARIAVAKYFTPEEILALIERERVTIIATVPAVLIRILEYPDFEKYDVSSLRIVKYGGAALPYDQALKAWEKFGRPVLPAYGGLDVGTMSSSFIDDTKENLLKTVGKPLDGAIIKLIDEKNKEVPEGEVGEVIVKGPHCEPGYFGDPEATKEAWYDGWFHTGDLASFDTEGRLTIRGRRKDMIIRGGQNIYPLEIESMLLKHPKVLKASVIGMPDAEMGEKACAYAVIMNGESLSFSDMVLFMKGLGIAPFKIPERLEIIDDLPLAGGIKVDKKQLRLDIEAKLRQEGILK, encoded by the coding sequence ATGAAGCCAATCCGGTTTACCCAGGGAATGATAGATGATTATGTTAGCGCAGGACACTGGGATTCCAGTCTGATTTCTGATTCCTGGGATCAGAATGCTGTTCTCTATCCTGATTCCGAGGCGATTGTAGAAGAGAACTCAAGACTTAGCTGGGCGGAGGCAAAGAAGCAGATAGACAGTATCGCTGCCTACTTGTTTGAACTCGGTATTAAAAGAGATGAAAGGGTTGCCGTACAATTGTATAATTGTGCGGAGCTTTTTACATTCCGCCTTGCTTGCGAGAAGGCCGGTATTGTTGCTGTAACCCTTCTTCCTAATTTCCGGCAGGCTGAAGTCAAGGCTATTCTTAATCATACGGAAGCAGTAGGAATAGTAATCCCTTTTGAATTCAGGGGTTTCAATTATTTCAGCATGATTCAGGAAATCAAATCCGATACCCCCTCTCTCAGGCATATTTTTGTTATCGGGAATGATGTTCCCGAAGGAGCCATTTCCGTAAAAGAATTGGCAGAATCACCCCTTGGAGAGAAATACAGCCCTGACTATTTTCAAAAAACGCGATTTAGTGCCTTTGAAACATTTCAAATAGCAACCACTACGGGAACAACGGGTATGCCGAAATGTGTTGAATTTGTTTCATCTGTTCGTCAGTGTACAGGCAGGGTGATTGCAAAAAGGTTAAAGATAACAGAGGATGATGTGGTTGGCGCATTTGCTCCTGTAATAGCTGGAGGATGTTTCAATGAAGTATATAGGGCCGCTCCCCTCATGGGTGCCAGGATTGCAGTTGCAAAGTATTTTACACCGGAAGAAATCCTTGCATTGATTGAACGGGAAAGGGTCACGATCATCGCCACTGTTCCTGCAGTACTTATAAGAATCCTCGAGTACCCTGATTTTGAGAAATATGATGTGAGCTCGCTTCGAATAGTAAAGTATGGTGGTGCTGCCCTACCTTATGATCAAGCCCTTAAGGCGTGGGAAAAATTTGGACGTCCAGTATTGCCTGCATACGGCGGGTTGGACGTTGGTACTATGAGCTCATCCTTTATTGATGATACAAAAGAAAATCTCCTTAAAACGGTCGGTAAACCTCTTGATGGGGCTATAATAAAACTCATTGACGAAAAAAATAAAGAAGTGCCGGAGGGTGAGGTAGGTGAAGTGATTGTAAAAGGGCCTCACTGCGAACCGGGTTATTTCGGGGATCCAGAAGCAACAAAAGAAGCCTGGTATGACGGATGGTTCCATACAGGGGATCTTGCGAGCTTTGACACTGAAGGCAGGCTTACCATCAGGGGCAGGCGGAAGGATATGATAATTCGAGGTGGTCAGAATATATACCCGTTAGAAATCGAGAGCATGCTCCTCAAGCACCCGAAAGTGCTCAAAGCTTCTGTTATTGGTATGCCTGATGCGGAAATGGGAGAAAAGGCATGTGCCTATGCGGTTATTATGAACGGTGAATCATTAAGCTTTTCAGATATGGTTCTCTTCATGAAAGGTCTGGGAATTGCACCTTTTAAGATTCCGGAGAGGCTTGAAATCATCGATGACCTCCCTCTCGCAGGAGGGATAAAGGTAGACAAAAAACAACTCAGACTGGATATTGAGGCAAAGCTCAGACAGGAAGGTATTTTAAAATGA
- a CDS encoding MBL fold metallo-hydrolase yields MIFGETGYVGKGLYVLGLPWTPSYLLDCSRPVLFEAGFSCVGRLYEEDIRKFLKERKPEMLFLTHVHYDHCGAVAYFKKVFPGIKVAASSRAAEIIKRPNAQKLMKDLSSNIIPRVAAVNGINPNKLLYEPFKPFEVDVILENGQVIQLTEDISVEVISTAGHTRDQLSYYIPERKILFATESVGNLDRIGQIIPEFLVDFELYITNIKRLSLLDVEVLCLGHQFVVLNSDVKEFFSQVKGREAVD; encoded by the coding sequence ATGATCTTCGGTGAGACTGGATATGTGGGAAAAGGTCTATATGTTTTAGGTCTCCCATGGACGCCGTCTTATCTTCTTGATTGTTCACGGCCTGTTCTCTTTGAGGCAGGCTTTTCCTGTGTTGGAAGATTATATGAAGAAGATATCAGGAAGTTTCTTAAAGAACGCAAGCCGGAGATGCTTTTTTTAACACACGTCCATTATGACCATTGCGGTGCAGTAGCGTATTTCAAGAAGGTTTTTCCCGGTATAAAGGTAGCTGCATCGTCGAGGGCGGCTGAGATTATCAAAAGACCCAATGCCCAGAAGCTAATGAAAGACTTAAGTTCCAATATAATTCCACGTGTTGCTGCGGTAAATGGGATTAACCCGAATAAACTTTTGTACGAACCCTTTAAACCCTTTGAAGTTGATGTAATTCTCGAAAATGGCCAGGTTATTCAGCTTACAGAGGATATAAGTGTGGAGGTCATCTCTACTGCTGGTCACACAAGGGACCAGTTGAGCTACTACATACCGGAAAGAAAGATTCTCTTTGCTACCGAGTCAGTGGGCAACCTTGACCGTATTGGTCAAATTATTCCCGAATTCCTTGTTGATTTTGAATTATATATAACCAATATCAAACGCCTTTCTTTACTGGATGTTGAGGTTTTATGTCTCGGCCATCAATTCGTTGTCTTAAATTCTGATGTTAAGGAGTTTTTTTCACAAGTCAAGGGTAGAGAAGCTGTTGATTGA
- a CDS encoding TAXI family TRAP transporter solute-binding subunit encodes MKSLKIMSMFLVFVFFFCSYCFAAPKTVIPIYTPGAGGTAYMVGAAMATVINKYVPEVQMMVEATGGTAAMSKLVEEKAEKNQPAFGVPDSKVTYMAYTGQAPFTKPLKSMRAITLTHLPGLNLVVPSNSPIKSYYDLKGKRIGVGAAGSGTSQMSVQLIEEHGISAKMFKPLWLGYNEVVEGIKDGSIDAGFISGTYPVPAIQQLAFEKQIRVIPVEEKLLKKILANNPYFGEYLLKSGAYKGITQDTPILVFGSFLFTHDKVDANLIYKITKVIFEHRDELLAICPGLKEMTLQDAQKTIAIPFHAGAVKYFKEMGVAR; translated from the coding sequence ATGAAAAGCTTAAAGATTATGTCAATGTTTTTGGTCTTTGTATTTTTCTTCTGTTCTTATTGCTTTGCCGCTCCGAAAACTGTTATCCCCATCTATACACCTGGCGCTGGAGGGACTGCTTATATGGTTGGCGCGGCAATGGCTACCGTGATAAACAAGTACGTCCCTGAGGTACAGATGATGGTGGAGGCAACAGGCGGGACAGCGGCTATGTCTAAGCTTGTTGAAGAAAAGGCAGAGAAAAACCAACCGGCCTTTGGCGTGCCAGACTCGAAGGTGACTTACATGGCATATACAGGACAGGCGCCATTCACGAAGCCATTAAAATCGATGCGTGCAATAACTTTAACGCATCTCCCAGGCCTTAATCTTGTTGTACCAAGTAACTCGCCTATCAAATCGTACTATGACCTGAAGGGTAAAAGGATAGGTGTTGGTGCTGCAGGAAGTGGAACGTCCCAGATGAGCGTCCAGCTTATAGAAGAACATGGTATTTCTGCCAAGATGTTTAAACCCTTGTGGTTAGGATATAACGAGGTTGTTGAGGGGATAAAAGACGGAAGTATTGATGCAGGATTTATTTCAGGGACCTATCCCGTGCCTGCAATTCAACAGTTAGCATTTGAAAAACAAATTAGGGTTATACCGGTTGAAGAGAAGTTGTTAAAGAAGATACTTGCAAACAACCCATATTTTGGTGAATACCTGTTGAAGTCAGGTGCATATAAAGGTATTACACAGGATACACCTATCCTCGTTTTCGGGAGCTTCTTGTTCACCCACGACAAGGTTGACGCCAATCTCATATATAAGATTACAAAGGTAATTTTTGAACACAGAGATGAGCTATTAGCAATTTGTCCGGGACTCAAGGAGATGACGCTTCAGGATGCTCAGAAGACAATCGCAATACCTTTTCACGCAGGTGCAGTGAAATATTTTAAAGAAATGGGTGTAGCGAGATAA